gacccagttcttaacaggccatggatgcttcaagtggtacctacacaggtttggtcacgcggcttctcccacctgtccgcaatgcccagacgtgacagaaacggctgaacacatcctgttcacatgtcctcggttcgaaacggagaggagtgcgatgttgggggcatgcggaacggacaccaacgccgataacatcgtcataaaaatgtgccagaacccagaacagtggagagcggttgcaagagcgacgtccaggatagccgacatcctgcaacgaagttggcgcatagagcagcagcaggcagccgttacggatagcggaccatgagtcgtggaagtcgtgaatatatatgtcgataatggatgggaacgacagcgtcgcaactgtattcagcttgcggcgagcgcgtagccgcagaacgtggcgaaacggccgggttcggaggagctcccgctttcggggaacttctcgtcggagtaggttagatccgccgtcggggactatccgagtcgttcgcgatcgcgaccgaggcgggagctaaatggctcaatgaataaggtgagagctgaatggctcaaggcaaatgaaactcggttatcggagtaggctaggtccaccgccggggatcagctgagtagaccgtggcgtgcgaatgtaccggcttcgggtcgtcggggcaccattgaactggaagttatctccacccggaatctttggattgacctcggcactcgcccggtcacccgttgagacgggtcgtcggttacgggggagcttccgacgtcggggaactccctgtcgaagtaggattgatccaccgccggggactatccgagtagtccgcgaccaaggtgagagctgaatggctcatcggttaagcaagaagctgaaaggcgcagttcatgggaaatcggttaatcggagtaggctaggtccaccgccggggaccagttgagtagatcgtgccgcgtgaatgcacctgcttcgggtcgtcggggcaccactgaaccggaagctatctccacccggatctttggcctgacctcggcactcgtccggtcacccgttgaagtgagaatgtgcgtaggacttgagcggatctatgaacatgcataccaggtgaatgtgtagtgttggtaatgtaacagccatcacgaatgcgggtcgtcggtatcggggagcttccgccgccggggactccccgtcggagtagggtagatccgccgccggggactatctgagtagcttgcgagcacgttgagagctaaatggctctaaaataaaaaggaaagtagatgcgttgctgaatggcacaaggaaaaaaagtaaagggcttaagggcccacgcttttgtgtgcttgctggcaccaataaagggagccaaagggctcagacgtatgacaaaacatcgaagagaggcactgtgaaaggtgttgttttgggaggagtacttttagtactgctttccccacagaagtaatactgaaaggtagtcctggggaattgtgcattagaagagagggtaactcaagtaaccttctgttgcttgggtgggtttagtgggtccggcggtctggccttctgccaaccgcgccaaccccactccctgagtgataatttcaggtgtctgtatgcagatttgccttcatccctctataaaaaaaaaaaaaaaaaaaaggcgggtgtacagttctgccacctttgcaaatgttcggccgacaatgtccatgtcatccgcgaaacaaataaattgactggatctgttgaaaatcgtaccccggctgttacacctggctctccgcatgacaccttctagcgcaatgttgaacaacaggcacgaaagtccatcaccttgtcttagtccccggcgtgaatcgaactggagtgttcgcccgaaatcttcacacagttttgcacaccatccaccgttgctttgatcagtctggtaagcttcccagggaagctgttctcgtccataatttttcatagctctacgcggtctatactgtcgtatgccgccttggattaacgaacagatggtgcgttaggacctggtattcacggcattttttaaggatttgccgtacagtgaagatctggtccgttgtcgagcggccgtcaacgaagccggcttgataacttcccacgaattcattcactaatggtgacagacgacggaagatgatctgggatatcactttgtaggcagcattaaggatggtgatcgctcgaaagttctcacactccagcttgtcgcctgtaacgttccacgttctgccgggtaccttgctgctgCGCGACcgtccgcgctgcgtccttctcctccagaatctgtctgcactcttcgtcgaaccaatcgttccgtcgacttcgtcccatatacccgacgttgttccccgctgcgtcgttaatggctgctttgactgtattccagcagttctTAAGAGGGGCCCATCGACCTCACCCTCTTccagcaacgctgcctcgagatactgcgcgtatgcagtggcgacatcaggttgcttcagtcgctctaggtcgtaccgcggcggtcgtcggcaccgaacattgttgatgacggatggttttgggcgcagtttaagcatcaccagatagtggtcagagtcgatgttagcgccccgataacgtcgataatgtcggagaagtgccgtccatcaatcataacgtggtcgatttgtgattctgtctgcagtggtgatctccaggtgtaccgatacgggaggctgtattggaagtaggtgctgcggatggccatattcttggaggcggcaaaATCAATTAGTCATAGGCCGTTTTTGTTCGTAAGCCGTTCGTAAgtgctgaacttcccaatagtcggtctaagccCCTcgtcttggccaacctgagcgttcaaatctcctatggtgattttgacgtcgtggcttgagcAGCTGtcatactcacgttccagctgcgcgtaaaatgcgtccttttcatcatcagtgcttccggagtgtgagctatagacgttgattatgctgaagttgaataaccggcctttgatcctcaacctgcacattcttttatTTATCGGCcatcacccgatcacgcgcctttgcatatcgcccatcactatgaaagctgttcccagctcgtgtgtgttgccgcagctctggtagatggtatgattacctctaaacgttcgcaccattgatcccttccaacaaacctccttcagcgctacgatgccgaatcctcggtccttgagcacatcggcgagtatgcgtgtgctcccgatgaagttgaagatttgcagttccacgaatcgAGTTTCccatcgctagtcccttttcgtcgcagtggtcttcgctaATGGTTCTGGtctgtactctcttgttgattgttcgttgcttatgtttttttgaaggctggcttgcagggcctgacaccaaaccccctaaatttccggaggaccattcctccttattcccggtggaccatggtgcacagtttcacttagagtccctcgctggcactcggacgatgatcagccgcccctaacatggagaacagacgctgttgtgagccgatcctgacatggagaacaggcgCTCTGTAAGTTTTGCACcttcggagaggagcaaacccccccttccctgtcagcatacggccatagttcccaccggggttggttacccgatcttccctaaggttgctcgtatccaggccagcaccacggggaggtagggataggagttgctgggtaagaggctaaggaccgcaagatggggtctattttattccttcaggtacgcgaagtaccaatggtacgctttacccagcatttgccgtgccaaatgTACATGTCATATGTATTGAACTTTGAAGTTTCAACAAGGGCTTACAAGGGGcagtttattttaaaaaaatacaaaagtatcacattcaaattattattttaatatattgaaatttgataCCCATATGCGTGATCAAATTAGTTCCACTTTTGCGACTATCACCCAGGGACCTCCGGAACCGTGAAGCAGTGAAGAGCATTTACTCTCAATTTGGTTTGAGATTaaatctttcagatggtggctgtttggcttgccgtCTCTTGCCGCATTTcatgatgtgaaaattgactatttttttttaaagattcctcaataactttgactggtttcaagatagataaaagtagtcttctagacaaacatgttttttgtcattatgcacaactttctagaatgaaccatagtgctaaaaccattttcaaaaaagtaatgctcaaaatatgatttttgggggtcattcatacaaaacgttCTAACTCGTTACAAAACCGTTAatccaatattgtgtcttcagaaaagatgttccaattcacattctttataacattgctGAAGAtaaccactgcttttgtacatctgcgtaattttttttatttcataccgcCCTTCTAGGTagatagatcattgatattttcttatcaaaagaaagcccaagaaatatccttcaactcttctgaagacatcatgactctaaaatgtagttttcaggccgaaaactaaaaaaacgcacgttttgggggctttTGAACCAGTGtggaacggtccaaaatgcacccctggggcaaaatggcctcattcttaaaatcactcatataatctgttgtagtacatttatgaacgaacattaccattacaattcataattaatcatccatcattgagctccattggacaAAATTAGCAAAATCACTTCATACTCActaaaatttaacgatttgctatttttccaccacatccgtaagattgtaacaaacaaccatgcgttcaccatcattttacatgcaactgAGTCATtgtagaccaccattcgggtgttttgtttttctatttttttaaatttttttaaatgcgtcAGAAAGTCTTGAAAACctcattgttttgaataggagatcctTGTGAAGTGTAGCTGTTTGTAgtagtttgtaaattttgcacctatacgttgaaatggttgggtatttttgtttatatgggcgaaaacatcgaaaaagcttaaggggtgcattttggaccgttctcccctacgtGCACGCTCGCAGAAAGCCTAATTGGTTCCTTTCATCGACTCATGCCAGAGTTGTCCAGTAAGTCCAGTAATATTCCTTCAAATCATCGACCGGttttggatttttcttgatcTGAATATGTCCGATGGCGATTCCGGTCACAGGGTTTTTGATCCGACTAGCTCTGATAACGACTCTTACCATCGACTATCTCgtttcagagttggattttattgaccaAACTAAGTCCAGAAGTGGTTCGAATTAATCCGTTAGCGATTCTGAATATCGACCGATGCATTTCACAAATGGATTTTATTGacactttctttttctttttctttggaTTTGCGTATGTTtttgaaatctttcagaaattcgttaAAATATCCAGAGTTGTTTTTtaggaattttaatttttagctgtttttatgttcggtgCCTTAATTTTTTCCCTTCatttaagtatttttttaattttaaaattaggtcCATCACTAGTTCGGTACCTTAAGATACACCTAGTACTTTAAGAATTTGGcggtgaatgattggattcaataatattactcttaatgaaaGACCTGAGACAATATCAAGctataaaacaaatttaagttaaagGCATAAAAGATTTTATGTCATTcccaacatttttcgttttctctgtatgtttgcATCTGTTTttatcatttaccgactgagtTTTCCCAAATTATTCGTATGGGGGTCCCGCTcaatgctttaagatatggatttcaccggcatcgtatcttaCATATGATagatataagacacgatgccggtaaaatccatatcttaaagcatctattttgcccagcagcatcaaattgttaaatagcattgtttatacatctttcTTATTCagcattttgaccaaaattcgtggtttaattttaaaacattgaatggatgtttattattataaactagtttatttgtggacgcggtagagcccgtggcaagtgttttttaatatgaacggttcattaattcatgcattaaaaaaaatcaatttttttaacgtctgctgtctgtgatttttttcatcaaatgctgtgtctgatTGTCTAAGGTTGTAACtgattttgttttctgcatctgatagtaaaaaaaaaatgaagtgttaaatattttattttttgtgagaattaacccgcgtgctgcgtctggttggctagtcaccgtacagacaaacagggctattttatatattttatagtatataaccatgaaaaaataacattgaattacattaatcaatttaattataaggcattttatagaaaaacattcgcTGTACGTTTAATTTTGTCACCTGTAACAGgcgtattttgaaattattttcaaaagctttggagaaaaattttcaaccattttatgtacgcatacaagGAAGAGAtggatattgaaatgcattaaaaacaaccgaattaaaaacaacattaaaaacaacaacaattcattttcctttgaaattttcgaatatattcatctaatccatgctgtacgctcaattttgagagtgactgtacgtCTAAGCTTGGAAGATAAtatgtattagcatttccatatcattgtaaatcgtttaacttcacatGGAAGTAATACAATACAATCGTTTACGCCTCACCGTGAGCCAACTATAATGCAAGGTAAGCGTCGATTGATTTTTCCAGCGTCAAATGTCAAAGTGGTTGACTGCTGGTGCCTCTGCAAGATCATTCAAACGCGATGGATTGACTTCAAAAAACGTCTATTTGTCTGTGCCTAGATTTCCTTCCGCGTCCAACAAATTATCTGTAGCGCCACGACGTTGAAGATACTAGGATGTACATAACTCATCGTACCTAGTTGATAATTCCAAACTATCGCTATTTACCGAGTTACCattttatttttgcattcgtatatcatgacgtTAATGaggttaaattttcaattttaaaatttcctaTACTGGACCGGGATTTGAACCcaaccaccttcagcatggtcttgttttgtagccgtgtatcttaccgcacggttacAAAAGACCCTCAGGCATGTAAATGAGGCTTgtgatcagggattgaatccaaaagagaaagaaaaagtaTCTCTCTTATCATCTCTGTTGACATAtatgatatgtagcataccatgagaaactttttttttgtaagcTGTCATGATGAAGAACTGATTCGGAAGACTATACCTCaagagaaatttatttttaaaatctccaAACCCATGctgcactggttctgatgatgccttttaacttgttctacacaactGTGCGCCCCCCAACACAAAATTAGCAAGAGCGAAGCGAGAATCACTTCTGTGTGcctatctgattttttttcgcgcttgtatacaagtttgctAAATTTGTTATATTGGCTTGTTaagattcggaacagtttttgccttccTTTTATCAttgtttgttatctattgagagcgatttctacaAACGCTGTATGTGATTATCTgttcattctcaatgtacacgcaCTAGGCAGCACAACtcagaccgatttggttgcagtaactcgtATATGACTAAATTTATTCGTATATAATAACTTATCTACAAcatatgtgctgctagggctcacgttttgcctttctcgtatacaaagtatacgtaaatgctataggatcactccaaaaccgaactttttatagaatgctcggagacccatagtgttatataccaatcgactcagttcgacgaattgatgtgatgtctgtatgtgtgtatgtatgtgtgtgtgtgtacaaaaatgtgagacacactttttggtacttatcattatccgatttgctcacaatagGATGCAATCTACGCATTATGCGGcttagttgtttcctattgaaaatcggcccgatcggtcattgcgttccagagttattgacaaaacattgttttttgccaagggtcccctccttggaaaaaaaattttgaaaaccgaaatttttttttcgaaaaactgctgcaatgcattcaaatgaccgcagaTAGATATGAATGGATGGAaatagtaaaatctatccccctaaagtgctattttgacctctcttatatatttttataatgcacgaaaaaggcaccaccaacgctaggtggattaatttgggtttttagtCAATAACGGGGCCACATGCTTAAGTTCATTTAAGAAATGAAGGATTCTTATTTTGACTCTCGTTGCCACCACAGAACGAGAAcccctctgcatctccacgattatCTTGACATAGGATCTTGTATTATGTCTGGATTCACATAGGTGAgagatgcgatctatgggagggGATTATGTTAAATGCGACTTGAAAACGCGAACCAAATATAGTGAAAGTTCACGATTGATTTACTTAATGACCACATAAAATAGAACTTAACACCCGGATCTCGCGAAAGTTCTACGTTCGACTGATTGATTTACTTCACGAGCACACAAAATCGTACTGATCACGCGAAAGCCCTGCGTCCATCACGAACAACAATCGCGCACTACGTCCTGATGTTCCCGGGGGATTATGATATTGACTCACAACTTTTCTTCAAAATCTAAACACATCCGTTTGAAACATTGGGATATTGCGCTAATTTCAAACGGATAAGCAATTTGCTGGAGAATTCGATTTATATGAATCTCGACAAACCATCATAAGATTGCGCAATTAACGATTAAAACCTTGCACATCGATCCCAAATTTGCCCTGCTTGGGCCTTATGATCTTCCAGGAATACTTTAATTCGATGTCACACGATTGTGTCTATAGATGTAGAAGATCTTACCTGCAAAATTGAATCCGCATCCCGGTTGTACAACTCCTCCATTAGGGTAGAAATCCGCCGTACCGATTGGTTCGAGATATCCCAATAAACCGCCATTGGTATGAATCACTTCAACGTACTGTGCGTCATCTTTGTCAACACGACTATTTTTATCCCAAAAGGAAATTAATGGCCACGCTGGATCCAATGCCACTATCGTCGACAGGCGTCCACTTCCAACAGTTTTGCCACTTATTCCGGCTACATGAGCTCCCAAACTGTGCCCAACAACATAAACATCTTCCAATGTCAGTCCCTTACTTGTCTTCAGACTCCACAACATCTTCCCAACCATTCGTCCAACACCCTCAACGCAAAGAGCAGCTGCAATGTAGTTCAAACTACCGGCGCAGCTGGACCAATCCACTACGATTACATTGTAGTTCCACTTCCTCAAGTAGGTCTGCCGAATCTTCACATTCAACGGTGAGTTCCGGTTATTCAGCCAACCATGGATCACCACCCTCGTCGGCCTTAAAACATCAAAAGTAGCATCATCCACATAGTCTAGTTCACTTAACCGGTACGCAGAACCAGCGGAATTTGTCTGCGAGAAGAACACAAACACCACATCCGGTGCCGAGGAACCCCACTTAGCGCGGCTCTGTGCTTCCACCGCCAGCCGATGAACCCAAATCATCTCCCACGTTGACGTGGGGATTTGTATCCAATCAACATCGTGCTGCTTCGTTTCGTTGAGAGGAATGGCGAGAGATACTGCGTCCAGTAGTCCAATGAggagaaatttcaagaaattccgaagaatcatCATTCCGACATCCAATTCAACTACCTGACTGCAGCACTAATGTAAAACTAAGTGACACTGTCGCTGCTTCAATAATTGGCGACAATTATAAGTGCCCTTCATCTTCAAAAGTTTGGCTGAAGTTCATTCTGATAAGATAAGAACGCTGATTGGGGTCTTGTGAATGGACGAACTGGTACAGACTAGATACAAGTCGAACTATCGAATACTTGTGGCTGGGGGTAATATAACTGATAAATTGTTTCAGGAAGTAGAATAATCCGTAGTAAATGAGATCTAAGCCCAAAGATATGTATGAAAGAATTATTGTCGGTACGTGTGCCGTGTTGATAAGCAACCAAAAAATGTGATAATTCTAGCAACGAGTTTCCGCTTCATGCTCGGAAACTTTGAGATAAGATGAGTgggaaaatttgtaaaatttgtgttTTTACGGCAGCGTATTTTCAGTGCGCGTAGTCGTGTTGCTCTGAGGAGCAGATTGACAGATGTGACATTTAGGAAATTCAAACCCCTTTATTTGGTTCCACTTACTGGATTTAGATTGTCTGGATGGTGCAAAATAAAACCCAATTTAATttaccgagtagtgatactacctttctcgcatttagccaaaacACCAATATTATACGGCGCTAAAATGgatcgatgtaccattttcttcataacttcctAACGCAACGGTCAATCGTTATTAAATTCAATattgatcaactaggctttgtccTTTGTCGAATGgaattgttgcgagaaaatcggttaagaataactctctgaaaagttgtctaatgtgtTACTTAACTTTTCTGCATACACATACACTACACTCATATACACATTACACACGTACAGATAGACATTTGCTCAGcatgtcgagctgagtcgattggtatataacactatgggtctccgaggcttctataaaaagatcgttttcggagtgaaataatagcctttcggtaaaactttgtcgcacgagaaaggcaaaaattagatttttgttGCAGAAAGTTTAAGACAACCGTGGACGTACTTCGTTGTGTATCTTGTGAATGGCGTGCAAGTATTTCCGATGGTAGCAATTAACGATCAGCTTAGTGATGGGGTTGATGACGTGGCAACATAATCGGATGCCTTAAGTCACACGTGACGTATGAAATAGCGCCGATACGAGTGTCAACTCGCAGTACTCGGATCTCGTCCATGAAAGATAGGGCTGGTTTTCTCTCTAAATCTTTCCATACGATCTTTCGTGATTTCAACACTGCTACTTCTTCTGGCTATGTCGACGCTTGTGCTGTTCGAAACAGGTCGTTCTCTGTCTTCCTTAACTCCTCCTTAACTTAATTGCTCCATGTGTTTTCTTCTTACTCTTCCGAGTTCCGGCTAACATGCACAATCTTTAGCCATAGACGTTCGCactaaaaaaaagttgtcgaaaCATTAGATATCATCGATTCGTAATTGTTGATGTACCAAACAGGGCAGAATTGCAGAGaagggaaaaaaaatctgatccgTGGAACCAACGTAACGTAACGTCAGTACTGGGACCTTTTCCCCACTTGGTTGCTTCGTCGGACGGGGTGGGCTATGTAGATCCACTGAACCGATTTCAGCAGCAGAAACGTCTGGAAAGTATACTCTGTTGAGCCTTGCCCGACTTCGTTGCACAACTTTATCGACCTTAGCCAGCACGTACGGACAGTATCCAAGAGCTCACTATCCCAGCAAGGTATCTTAAATGATAATTATTGCTTGGATTGTTATGTGTAAAAGAATACCTTGAGAGTCGAACAAATGCATCACGCACCGTAGAATGTTGCACTTCGTCGGTGTAATCCCGTCTAGTTGCAAGTAGGCAGCGGAAGTCAGCACGTCTTCATTCGACTGCCAAAGAAAGTTCCAGAACTCGTTCCACTTCACTCTCTGCTACAATGGCGATGGTCTTTAACTGTGTTTTTTCGGAACAGT
The nucleotide sequence above comes from Armigeres subalbatus isolate Guangzhou_Male chromosome 3, GZ_Asu_2, whole genome shotgun sequence. Encoded proteins:
- the LOC134219860 gene encoding phospholipase A1-like → MMILRNFLKFLLIGLLDAVSLAIPLNETKQHDVDWIQIPTSTWEMIWVHRLAVEAQSRAKWGSSAPDVVFVFFSQTNSAGSAYRLSELDYVDDATFDVLRPTRVVIHGWLNNRNSPLNVKIRQTYLRKWNYNVIVVDWSSCAGSLNYIAAALCVEGVGRMVGKMLWSLKTSKGLTLEDVYVVGHSLGAHVAGISGKTVGSGRLSTIVALDPAWPLISFWDKNSRVDKDDAQYVEVIHTNGGLLGYLEPIGTADFYPNGGVVQPGCGFNFAGICAHSRSWELFVESLEEPEEYLLAKQILSLAELPFLKENTINLAKMGGEPSNRNSEASGLYYMRTSDRSPYFGPSVIDFLE